The following proteins are encoded in a genomic region of Brachypodium distachyon strain Bd21 chromosome 1, Brachypodium_distachyon_v3.0, whole genome shotgun sequence:
- the LOC100833336 gene encoding uncharacterized protein LOC100833336 isoform X2, which produces MGLLKLNQLMSMKRRRRRNRRRQIQTRNGSIASCAKSKGRHDDEHSLDGQIKGYSISDLPEDILCRIHSLMPIQDAARAACVSQTFLHSWRCRPNLDFSRETLGLTKETQRDITSIVDHILQNHSGVGVKAVKFLDDSWLWNSIKNQDFRHLDVENQDFSHLDLDRWLRNTIKPGIEELNISLHGENTVYNFPCSLLSDEIGESLRNLKLVGCYFDPTIGLGSLRNLRRIQLGSVSITDSKLECLLSNSFSLEQLVLRVCSGIICLKIPCLQRLSYLEVNACTGLEVLESKAPNLSSVIIQEAPHVQLSLLESPRITKYYRSCPGAAFYARTELPSSMPNLETLSLVSNTETVNTPVMPSKFLHLKWLSISLSGRGQTYDLFSLSSFFDASPFLETFKLNASLHVKRGSIFEDRSDLRKMPEKHSYKLKCVRITNFSSAKSLIELTCHILESAMSLERLTLDTTHGAPRCSVMKTVRCWPMKKDALMEAHRALSAIQTYVKSKVPSTVELNVFEPCSQCHAVAL; this is translated from the exons ATGGGGCTGCTGAAGCTGAATCAGCTTATGTCCATGaagcgtcggcggcggcggaatcgTCGGCGGCAGATCCAAACCCGTA ATGGATCTATTGCTTCATGTGCAAAAAGCAAGGGTCGACATGATGATGAACATTCTCTGGATGGCCAAATAAAGGGATACTCAATATCAGATCTCCCTGAG GATATCTTGTGTCGTATACATTCCTTAATGCCAATTCAAGATGCTGCCCGAGCTGCCTGTGTGTCTCAGACCTTTTTGCATTCCTGGAGATGCCGCCCTAACCTCGATTTCAGTAGGGAAACATTGGGCTtaacaaaagaaacacaaaGGGACATCACCAGCATAGTTGATCACATTCTGCAAAACCACTCAGGCGTTGGAGTGAAGGCAGTCAAGTTTCTAGATGACAGTTGGCTTTGGAATAGTATTAAAAATCAAGACTTCCGTCATCTTGATGTTGAAAATCAAGACTTCTCTCATCTTGATCTCGACCGCTGGCTTCGGAATACTATTAAACCAGGGATTGAAGAACTGAACATTTCTCTGCATGGAGAGAATACAGTGTACAACTTTCCATGCTCACTTTTATCTGATGAAATTGGAGAGTCACTCCGTAATCTTAAGCTTGTCGGCTGTTACTTTGATCCCACAATCGGACTTGGTTCCTTGAGAAACTTGAGAAGAATACAGCTGGGTAGCGTGTCTATTACCGATAGTAAGCTAGAGTGTCTTCTTTCTAATTCTTTCTCTTTGGAGCAGTTGGTACTCAGGGTTTGCAGTGGGATTATTTGCCTGAAAATACCTTGCCTGCAGCGGCTGAGCTACCTTGAGGTGAACGCTTGCACTGGGCTGGAAGTGTTAGAGAGCAAAGCTCCAAATCTATCTAGCGTTATCATTCAAGAAGCCCCCCATGTACAACTCTCACTTTTGGAATCGCCGCGTATTACAAAATATTACAGATCATGTCCTGGAGCTGCCTTTTATGCTCGTACTGAGCTTCCATCCAGCATGCCAAATCTCGAGACTCTTAGCTTAGTTTCAAACACTGAG ACGGTTAATACGCCGGTAATGCCTAGCAAATTCCTCCACCTCAAGTGGTTGAGTATTAGTCTTTCTGGACGTGGACAGACCTatgatttgttttctctgTCATCCTTTTTTGATGCTTCTCCTTTCCTGGAGACATTCAAGTTGAAT GCATCGCTACATGTGAAGCGTGGCTCAATTTTTGAAGATCGTTCGGATCTGAGGAAGATGCCAGAGAAGCATAGTTACAAGCTCAAGTGTGTCCGAATCACCAATTTCTCATCTGCAAAGAGCTTGATTGAGTTGACCTGTCATATTCTCGAGTCTGCAATGTCACTCGAGCGCCTCACATTGGACACCACTCATGGTGCGCCTAGATGCTCGGTCATGAAAACTGTCAGATGCTGGCCAATGAAGAAGGATGCACTTATGGAAGCGCATAGAGCACTGTCGGCTATCCAAACATACGTCAAGTCTAAAGTTCCTTCAACAGTCGAGTTAAATGTTTTTGAGCCCTGTAGCCAGTGCCATGCTGTTGCACTTTAG
- the LOC100833336 gene encoding uncharacterized protein LOC100833336 isoform X1: MGLLKLNQLMSMKRRRRRNRRRQIQTRNGSIASCAKSKGRHDDEHSLDGQIKGYSISDLPEVETLYIVLNKLSTITFQLSDVSNSVYFVHSGDSVQFYCFPYRNNVTVFAFTIPLLIFLPHMCMQDILCRIHSLMPIQDAARAACVSQTFLHSWRCRPNLDFSRETLGLTKETQRDITSIVDHILQNHSGVGVKAVKFLDDSWLWNSIKNQDFRHLDVENQDFSHLDLDRWLRNTIKPGIEELNISLHGENTVYNFPCSLLSDEIGESLRNLKLVGCYFDPTIGLGSLRNLRRIQLGSVSITDSKLECLLSNSFSLEQLVLRVCSGIICLKIPCLQRLSYLEVNACTGLEVLESKAPNLSSVIIQEAPHVQLSLLESPRITKYYRSCPGAAFYARTELPSSMPNLETLSLVSNTETVNTPVMPSKFLHLKWLSISLSGRGQTYDLFSLSSFFDASPFLETFKLNASLHVKRGSIFEDRSDLRKMPEKHSYKLKCVRITNFSSAKSLIELTCHILESAMSLERLTLDTTHGAPRCSVMKTVRCWPMKKDALMEAHRALSAIQTYVKSKVPSTVELNVFEPCSQCHAVAL, encoded by the exons ATGGGGCTGCTGAAGCTGAATCAGCTTATGTCCATGaagcgtcggcggcggcggaatcgTCGGCGGCAGATCCAAACCCGTA ATGGATCTATTGCTTCATGTGCAAAAAGCAAGGGTCGACATGATGATGAACATTCTCTGGATGGCCAAATAAAGGGATACTCAATATCAGATCTCCCTGAG GTGGAAACTCTGTATATAGTGCTCAATAAACTCTCCACAATTACATTCCAACTCTCAGATGTCTCTAATTCAGTTTACTTTGTGCATTCAGGTGACTCTGTACAGTTCTATTGTTTTCCTTATAGAAATAATGTTACTGTGTTTGCCTTTACAATTCCGCTGTTGATTTTTCTCCCACACATGTGCATGCAGGATATCTTGTGTCGTATACATTCCTTAATGCCAATTCAAGATGCTGCCCGAGCTGCCTGTGTGTCTCAGACCTTTTTGCATTCCTGGAGATGCCGCCCTAACCTCGATTTCAGTAGGGAAACATTGGGCTtaacaaaagaaacacaaaGGGACATCACCAGCATAGTTGATCACATTCTGCAAAACCACTCAGGCGTTGGAGTGAAGGCAGTCAAGTTTCTAGATGACAGTTGGCTTTGGAATAGTATTAAAAATCAAGACTTCCGTCATCTTGATGTTGAAAATCAAGACTTCTCTCATCTTGATCTCGACCGCTGGCTTCGGAATACTATTAAACCAGGGATTGAAGAACTGAACATTTCTCTGCATGGAGAGAATACAGTGTACAACTTTCCATGCTCACTTTTATCTGATGAAATTGGAGAGTCACTCCGTAATCTTAAGCTTGTCGGCTGTTACTTTGATCCCACAATCGGACTTGGTTCCTTGAGAAACTTGAGAAGAATACAGCTGGGTAGCGTGTCTATTACCGATAGTAAGCTAGAGTGTCTTCTTTCTAATTCTTTCTCTTTGGAGCAGTTGGTACTCAGGGTTTGCAGTGGGATTATTTGCCTGAAAATACCTTGCCTGCAGCGGCTGAGCTACCTTGAGGTGAACGCTTGCACTGGGCTGGAAGTGTTAGAGAGCAAAGCTCCAAATCTATCTAGCGTTATCATTCAAGAAGCCCCCCATGTACAACTCTCACTTTTGGAATCGCCGCGTATTACAAAATATTACAGATCATGTCCTGGAGCTGCCTTTTATGCTCGTACTGAGCTTCCATCCAGCATGCCAAATCTCGAGACTCTTAGCTTAGTTTCAAACACTGAG ACGGTTAATACGCCGGTAATGCCTAGCAAATTCCTCCACCTCAAGTGGTTGAGTATTAGTCTTTCTGGACGTGGACAGACCTatgatttgttttctctgTCATCCTTTTTTGATGCTTCTCCTTTCCTGGAGACATTCAAGTTGAAT GCATCGCTACATGTGAAGCGTGGCTCAATTTTTGAAGATCGTTCGGATCTGAGGAAGATGCCAGAGAAGCATAGTTACAAGCTCAAGTGTGTCCGAATCACCAATTTCTCATCTGCAAAGAGCTTGATTGAGTTGACCTGTCATATTCTCGAGTCTGCAATGTCACTCGAGCGCCTCACATTGGACACCACTCATGGTGCGCCTAGATGCTCGGTCATGAAAACTGTCAGATGCTGGCCAATGAAGAAGGATGCACTTATGGAAGCGCATAGAGCACTGTCGGCTATCCAAACATACGTCAAGTCTAAAGTTCCTTCAACAGTCGAGTTAAATGTTTTTGAGCCCTGTAGCCAGTGCCATGCTGTTGCACTTTAG